A genomic stretch from Acropora palmata chromosome 13, jaAcrPala1.3, whole genome shotgun sequence includes:
- the LOC141863621 gene encoding uncharacterized protein LOC141863621, translated as MAVFFSTKILPLALALVLNLCYRVVLSCSCDTAFLDELGIENGHIPDQAMKASSSLDNNHGPGRARLNQGPTGSQGTAWCAKSSDKEQFLQIDLIFTSRVTHVATQGMSDPPTGPGGSDITSWVKTYSLEYSSDGNTYNGYYFNQGLKVFDANVDGASVSCCELPYPMVVRYLRFRPISWHEQICLRVGVFGQRNVTTHNSITYEQIAVWHYWWWPFLWILIIFFLSMCVLTICIYRCMRGRLALRPKVSQRSERMRPSSFINPMSHEPKPQNGQVNIAMETIGEEFRTGEYEEPGDEVQEVVAHFTEGGFCDQHGILHFSVEDEEEHESLAGQVESHRVGSTRGNGKSI; from the exons ATGGCCGTCTTCTTCTCGACGAAAATCCTTCCACTAGCCCTTGCACTAGTATTAAATCTATGTTACAGAGTAGTTTTATCGTGTTCTTGTGATACCG CTTTCTTGGATGAGCTGGGGATTGAAAATGGACACATTCCCGATCAAGCTATGAAGGCTTCTTCCAGCCTCGACAACAATCACGGACCAGGGCGAGCGAGGCTGAACCAGGGTCCAACTGGCTCTCAGGGCACTGCATGGTGCGCGAAGTCATCTGACAAAGAACAGTTTTTACAAATAGATCTCA TTTTTACTTCCCGAGTGACTCATGTTGCTACGCAAGGGATGAGTGACCCGCCAACAGGACCTGGTGGAAGCGACATTACTAGCTGGGTAAAGACATATTCATTAGAATACAGTTCTGATGGCAACACTTACAATGGATATTACTTCAATCAAGGTTTGAAG GTATTTGATGCCAACGTCGACGGTGCGTCTGTATCGTGTTGTGAGCTTCCCTATCCCATGGTGGTCAGATACCTTAGATTCAGGCCAATCTCTTGGCATGAACAGATCTGCCTGAGAGTCGGCGTCTTTGGCCAGCGGAACGTCACAA CCCACAACAGCATTACGTATGAGCAAATAGCTGTTTGGCATTACTGGTGGT GGCCATTTTTGTGGATTCTcataatcttttttctttccatgtgCGTGTTGACAATCTGTATCTATCGCTGTATGAGAGGACG TTTAGCACTGAGACCGAAGGTAAGCCAGAGGTCTGAGAGAATGAGACCTTCGTCTTTCATCAACCCAATGTCACACGAACCTAAGCCTCAGAACGGCCAAGTGAATATTGCTATGGAAACAATAGGGGAAGAATTCAGAACGGGAGAATACGAAGAACCAGGAGATGAGGTCCAAGAG GTAGTGGCTCACTTTACTGAAGGCGGTTTCTGCGACCAACATGGGATATTACACTTTTCAGtggaagacgaagaagaacaCGAATCCCTTGCAGGGCAAGTTGAGTCGCATCGTGTCGGGTCGACTCGTGGAAATGGGAAGAGTATCTGA